The proteins below come from a single Phycisphaerae bacterium genomic window:
- a CDS encoding sulfate ABC transporter ATP-binding protein, whose amino-acid sequence MSIEVRNVTKHFGDFGALKHVSLEVRTGELVALLGPSGSGKTTLLRIIAGLEVPDPGEGLILLNGEDVTVSHAGSRQVGFVFQHYALFRHMTVFENVAFGLRVRPARQRPSKTEIRQRVMRLLRLVQLDWLADRYPGQLSGGQRQRVALARALAIEPKLLLLDEPFGALDARIREELRRWLRRLHDELHVTSVFVTHDQEEALEVADRVVIMNEGRIEQTGTPEEVFHRPCSEFVIEFLGHVNIFHGRIEGDKAIFGPLEVEYSDSPTDVVLPARGLVRPYHFDLALEAGGKPGFRATILHINAAAPQVKIELLSDTGQSVHVELPHDRYRELGLAVSQTVFVTPREINVFVDNQSAGVPA is encoded by the coding sequence ATGAGTATTGAAGTTCGCAACGTGACCAAGCACTTCGGTGACTTCGGGGCGCTCAAGCATGTCAGCCTGGAAGTCAGGACCGGCGAACTGGTCGCCTTGCTCGGGCCGTCCGGCTCGGGCAAGACCACGCTGCTGAGAATCATCGCCGGTCTCGAAGTTCCCGATCCCGGCGAGGGGCTGATCCTGCTCAACGGCGAGGATGTGACCGTCAGTCACGCGGGTTCGCGGCAGGTCGGCTTCGTGTTCCAGCACTATGCCCTCTTCCGGCACATGACGGTCTTCGAGAACGTGGCCTTTGGGCTGCGGGTTCGACCTGCCCGGCAGCGGCCGAGCAAGACTGAGATTCGCCAGCGGGTGATGCGGCTGCTCAGGCTGGTGCAGCTCGATTGGTTGGCCGACCGATACCCCGGGCAGTTGTCCGGCGGCCAGCGCCAGCGAGTCGCCCTGGCCCGGGCCCTGGCCATCGAGCCCAAGCTCCTGCTGCTGGACGAGCCGTTCGGGGCTCTGGACGCCCGGATCCGGGAGGAACTCCGCCGCTGGCTGCGCCGCCTGCACGACGAGTTGCATGTGACCAGTGTGTTCGTCACTCACGACCAGGAGGAGGCCCTCGAGGTTGCCGATCGCGTGGTGATCATGAACGAGGGCCGCATCGAACAGACCGGTACACCGGAAGAGGTCTTTCACCGCCCGTGCAGCGAGTTCGTCATTGAGTTTCTCGGTCACGTCAACATCTTTCACGGTCGGATCGAGGGCGACAAGGCCATTTTCGGGCCGCTGGAGGTGGAGTACTCCGACAGCCCGACCGACGTTGTTCTGCCGGCACGAGGTCTGGTTCGGCCCTATCATTTCGACCTCGCCCTGGAGGCCGGAGGCAAGCCCGGCTTCCGAGCCACTATCCTGCATATCAACGCCGCCGCCCCGCAGGTCAAGATCGAACTCCTCTCCGACACCGGCCAGAGCGTTCATGTCGAGCTTCCCCACGACCGCTACCGGGAACTCGGCTTGGCGGTCAGCCAGACGGTCTTCGTCACTCCGCGGGAGATCAACGTGTTCGTGGACAACCAGTCGGCGGGCGTCCCGGCCTGA
- the cysW gene encoding sulfate ABC transporter permease subunit CysW, with protein sequence MRPTQLPDRATTEPLWVRVLLTSIAMGFVGLFLLVPLAAVFSQALAKGVHAYFGALAHADALAAIRLTLLTAAIAVPLNLVFGVAASWAIAKFEFVGKSVLITLIDLPFAVSPVVSGVIYVILFGMQGYFGPWLARHNVEIIFAVPGIILATVFVTFPFVARELIPLMQAQGTEEEEAAVSLGASGWQTFFRVTLPNIKWGLLYGVILCNARAMGEFGAVSVVSGHVRGVTNTMPLHVEILYNEYNFVGAFAVASLLACLALVTLALKSLAEWRFKQQLAQESAERGPSHEY encoded by the coding sequence ATGAGACCGACTCAGCTCCCTGACCGGGCGACGACGGAGCCGCTCTGGGTCCGGGTGCTGCTCACCAGTATTGCCATGGGTTTCGTCGGGCTTTTCCTGCTCGTCCCCCTGGCCGCGGTTTTCAGCCAGGCTCTGGCCAAGGGTGTCCACGCATATTTCGGTGCCCTGGCCCACGCGGATGCCCTGGCCGCCATCCGGCTGACCCTGCTGACCGCGGCCATTGCCGTGCCCCTGAATCTGGTCTTCGGGGTGGCCGCCAGCTGGGCCATCGCCAAGTTCGAGTTCGTCGGCAAAAGCGTGCTGATTACGCTGATTGATCTCCCGTTTGCGGTTTCGCCGGTGGTGTCCGGGGTGATCTACGTGATTCTCTTCGGCATGCAGGGTTACTTTGGCCCCTGGCTGGCCCGGCACAACGTGGAGATCATCTTCGCCGTGCCCGGGATCATCCTGGCCACGGTGTTCGTGACCTTTCCCTTCGTCGCCCGCGAGCTGATCCCGTTGATGCAGGCTCAGGGCACGGAGGAGGAAGAGGCGGCGGTCTCGCTGGGGGCCAGCGGGTGGCAGACCTTCTTCCGGGTGACCCTGCCGAACATCAAGTGGGGGCTGCTGTACGGCGTCATTCTGTGCAACGCCCGGGCGATGGGCGAGTTCGGGGCGGTCTCGGTCGTCTCCGGGCACGTTCGGGGCGTCACCAACACCATGCCTCTGCACGTAGAGATCCTCTACAACGAGTACAACTTTGTCGGGGCCTTCGCCGTGGCGTCACTCCTGGCCTGTCTGGCTCTGGTGACCCTGGCGCTCAAGAGCCTCGCGGAGTGGCGGTTCAAGCAGCAGCTGGCCCAGGAATCAGCCGAGCGAGGGCCGAGCCATGAGTATTGA
- the cysT gene encoding sulfate ABC transporter permease subunit CysT, with the protein MASCSSWPTLKQRSVLPGFGLTLGFTIAYLSLIVLIPLAGLFLKTSTAGWSSFWETVTDSRVLAAFRLSFGAAAISATVNLVFGLIVAWVLVRYRFPGRRLVDALIDLPFALPTAVAGIALTAVYSRNGVLGHFLEAVGIKVAFAPLGVIVAMTFVSLPFVVRTIEPLLEDLEPELEEAAASLGARRWQTLWRVILPELWPALLTGYTLALARALGEYGSIIFISGNMPMKTEIVPLLIVMKLEQFDYAGATAIAVLILFASFSLLLVINGLQRWSVRRHSGQGH; encoded by the coding sequence ATCGCCTCCTGCTCCTCCTGGCCGACGCTCAAGCAGCGAAGCGTGCTGCCGGGTTTCGGCCTGACCCTGGGATTCACCATCGCCTACCTCAGCCTCATCGTGCTCATTCCGTTGGCCGGGCTGTTCCTGAAGACCTCGACCGCGGGTTGGAGCTCCTTCTGGGAAACGGTCACCGATTCCCGCGTGCTGGCCGCGTTTCGCCTGAGCTTCGGAGCCGCGGCGATCTCGGCCACGGTCAACCTGGTTTTCGGCTTGATCGTGGCCTGGGTGCTGGTGCGTTATCGTTTCCCCGGCCGGCGGCTGGTGGACGCGCTGATCGATCTGCCGTTTGCCCTGCCGACGGCGGTGGCCGGCATCGCCTTGACCGCGGTGTACTCCCGCAACGGTGTCCTGGGGCATTTCCTGGAAGCGGTCGGTATCAAGGTCGCCTTCGCCCCGCTCGGCGTCATCGTGGCGATGACCTTCGTGAGCTTGCCGTTCGTGGTGCGAACCATCGAGCCGTTGTTGGAAGACCTCGAACCGGAGCTTGAGGAGGCGGCCGCCAGCCTGGGGGCTCGCCGCTGGCAGACCCTCTGGCGGGTGATCCTCCCCGAACTCTGGCCGGCCCTGCTGACCGGCTACACCCTCGCCCTGGCCCGGGCCCTGGGCGAGTACGGGTCGATCATCTTCATTTCCGGCAACATGCCGATGAAGACCGAAATCGTGCCCCTGCTGATCGTCATGAAGCTCGAGCAGTTTGACTACGCCGGGGCGACGGCCATCGCGGTACTGATCCTCTTTGCTTCTTTTAGCCTCCTTTTAGTAATTAACGGCCTGCAGCGATGGAGCGTTCGGCGGCATTCCGGGCAGGGGCACTAG
- a CDS encoding sulfate ABC transporter substrate-binding protein, with amino-acid sequence MSIGRGYIALAFWAVVAGTLAGCDDNAEPAASQPGPAAGEAVLLNVSYDPTRELYQEFNGAFTRMWKAKTGQTVALRQSHGGSGKQARAVIDGQQADVVTLALAYDIDEIAARARLLPAGWQKRLPDNSCPYTSTVVFLVRKGNPRGIKDWDDLAKEGISVITPNPKTSGGARWNYLAAWGYALRQPGGNEARARELVSRIFKNVPVLDSGARGSTTTFVQREIGDVLITWENEAFLAIDELGKDKVELVTPSISILAEPPVAFVDKNIERHGTAEVAKAYLEYLYSTEGQEIAAKHYYRPRDKAVAEKYASRFPSLTLLTIDGDFGGWAEAQRIHFADKGIFDQIYQPSK; translated from the coding sequence ATGTCGATCGGAAGAGGGTACATTGCTTTGGCCTTCTGGGCCGTGGTGGCAGGCACCCTCGCCGGTTGCGACGACAACGCCGAGCCGGCCGCCAGTCAACCCGGACCGGCTGCCGGGGAAGCGGTCCTCCTGAACGTGTCCTATGACCCCACCCGAGAGCTCTACCAGGAGTTCAACGGGGCCTTCACCCGCATGTGGAAGGCCAAGACCGGCCAGACGGTCGCCCTGCGCCAGTCGCACGGGGGGTCGGGTAAGCAGGCTCGGGCGGTCATCGATGGCCAGCAGGCCGACGTGGTCACGCTGGCTCTGGCCTACGACATCGATGAGATCGCCGCTCGGGCGAGGCTCCTGCCCGCCGGTTGGCAGAAACGACTCCCGGACAATAGCTGCCCTTACACCTCCACGGTCGTTTTCCTGGTACGCAAGGGCAACCCCAGGGGCATCAAGGACTGGGATGACCTCGCGAAGGAGGGGATCTCGGTCATCACCCCCAACCCCAAGACCTCGGGCGGGGCCCGGTGGAACTACCTGGCCGCCTGGGGCTACGCACTCCGGCAGCCGGGTGGTAACGAGGCCAGGGCCCGCGAACTCGTCTCTCGGATCTTCAAGAACGTGCCGGTGCTCGACTCCGGGGCCCGCGGTTCGACCACCACTTTCGTGCAACGGGAGATCGGCGATGTGCTCATCACCTGGGAGAATGAAGCCTTCCTGGCCATCGATGAACTGGGCAAGGACAAGGTCGAGTTGGTGACCCCGTCGATCAGCATCCTGGCCGAGCCGCCGGTGGCCTTCGTGGACAAGAACATCGAGCGCCATGGCACGGCGGAAGTGGCCAAGGCTTATCTCGAGTACCTGTATTCGACTGAGGGCCAGGAGATCGCCGCGAAGCACTACTACCGCCCGCGGGACAAGGCCGTGGCCGAGAAGTACGCCAGTCGATTCCCCAGCCTCACCCTGCTGACCATCGACGGTGATTTCGGCGGGTGGGCGGAGGCACAGAGAATCCACTTCGCGGACAAGGGCATCTTCGACCAGATCTATCAGCCGTCCAAGTGA
- a CDS encoding sigma 54-interacting transcriptional regulator, whose protein sequence is MRKFMPLLLDIWREACRHIEISESVDRITPILAQRVPVNRVVVRRLDLQRCCVETVAVGQAVSDAAAESTRSEGTSERFEGVVNWCRRGEVLRGPVDEVEGLLPGLLPAGLEGEVLAGGLRIDAEPVGVLILVGGTVGIFRGEHESIMRALLEPFAMSLENDHQLRELTRLREAAEADRRSLLSRLGRQDISDSVVGAETGLRGVLERVELVAHSDVPVLILGETGSGKEVVARAIHNRSRRTGGPFLRVNCGALPPELIDSELFGHERGSFTGAVAMRKGWFERADGGTLFLDEMGELPAAAQVRLLRILQDGSYERVGGQRQLHVDVRVVAATNRDLHQMVADGLFREDLWYRIAVFPIRIPPLRERIEDIPALAAHFALRAAQRLGTPSLVPAPEDNNLLVAYPWPGNVRELAAVIERAAILGNGHRLEVAKALGVGMSLPSPRAAVAGESATRWSHRGELATLDAAMKTHIEQALLRTRGRIEGPHGAARLLDINPHTLRARMRKLQVDWSHFRPLEAS, encoded by the coding sequence ATGCGTAAGTTCATGCCGTTGTTGCTCGACATCTGGCGGGAAGCGTGTCGGCACATTGAGATTAGCGAGTCGGTCGATCGTATTACGCCGATACTTGCTCAGCGGGTGCCGGTGAATCGGGTGGTCGTCCGGCGGCTCGATTTGCAGCGATGCTGTGTGGAGACGGTGGCCGTCGGACAGGCCGTGTCGGACGCCGCTGCGGAGTCAACGCGGAGTGAGGGTACCAGCGAGCGGTTCGAGGGGGTTGTGAACTGGTGTCGGCGGGGCGAGGTGCTGCGTGGCCCGGTGGATGAGGTGGAGGGTCTTCTGCCGGGGCTGCTGCCGGCCGGACTGGAGGGCGAGGTTCTGGCCGGTGGGTTGCGGATTGACGCCGAGCCGGTTGGAGTTCTGATTCTGGTGGGTGGAACGGTAGGCATTTTCCGCGGCGAGCATGAGAGCATCATGCGGGCGCTGCTTGAGCCGTTTGCCATGTCGTTGGAGAACGACCACCAGCTTCGAGAGTTGACCCGTCTCCGGGAAGCCGCGGAAGCCGATCGCCGATCGCTTTTGTCCCGGCTGGGTCGCCAGGACATCAGTGACTCGGTGGTGGGCGCGGAGACCGGACTTCGCGGCGTTTTGGAGCGGGTTGAGCTGGTCGCCCATTCGGACGTGCCGGTGCTGATCCTGGGCGAGACCGGTTCCGGCAAGGAGGTGGTTGCTCGGGCGATCCACAATCGGTCGCGGCGGACGGGTGGTCCGTTTCTGCGTGTAAACTGTGGAGCGTTGCCGCCGGAGCTGATCGACTCGGAGCTGTTCGGCCACGAGCGCGGCAGCTTCACGGGGGCGGTGGCCATGCGTAAGGGTTGGTTTGAGCGGGCCGACGGCGGGACGTTGTTCCTGGATGAGATGGGTGAACTGCCCGCCGCCGCGCAAGTTCGGCTGCTGCGTATTCTTCAGGACGGTTCTTACGAGCGGGTTGGCGGCCAGCGTCAGCTCCATGTTGATGTGCGGGTCGTGGCGGCCACGAATCGTGACCTGCACCAGATGGTGGCCGACGGCCTGTTCCGTGAGGATCTCTGGTACCGGATTGCGGTATTTCCGATCCGCATTCCCCCGCTTCGCGAGCGGATCGAGGATATTCCCGCCCTGGCGGCCCATTTCGCGCTGCGGGCCGCCCAGCGGCTAGGGACGCCCTCGCTGGTACCCGCGCCCGAGGACAACAATCTGCTGGTGGCGTATCCGTGGCCGGGGAATGTGCGTGAACTGGCCGCGGTGATCGAGCGAGCGGCGATCCTGGGGAACGGGCATCGGCTGGAAGTGGCCAAGGCGTTGGGCGTGGGGATGTCCCTGCCCTCGCCGCGGGCGGCCGTCGCCGGGGAGTCGGCCACACGATGGTCACATCGAGGGGAACTGGCCACGCTGGACGCGGCCATGAAGACTCACATCGAGCAGGCCTTGCTTCGCACGCGGGGACGGATCGAAGGGCCGCATGGCGCCGCCCGTCTGCTAGACATCAATCCGCACACGCTCCGGGCGCGCATGCGCAAACTCCAGGTCGACTGGAGCCACTTCAGGCCACTGGAAGCATCATAA
- the nth gene encoding endonuclease III, with amino-acid sequence MSRSVPRSRKRTPTSKVKARSGKASLGRGNTAESLEARKKRTAKILERLRQLYPHAECALQHDSALRLLIATILSAQSTDEMVNKVTPVLFAAYPNAETLAAADPADIERVVHSTGFFRQKTKSIIGACRRIVERFGGQVPQTMDELTQLPGVARKTANVVLGTWFHKEEGVVVDTHVGRLAHRLRLTWSSRDEKDAVKIEQDLMQVLPRAEWTYTSHALIWHGRRVCSARKPNCGACGLAKLCPSAGLDEP; translated from the coding sequence ATGAGCCGATCGGTTCCGCGAAGCCGCAAACGAACCCCAACCTCCAAGGTCAAGGCCCGGTCGGGCAAGGCCAGCCTCGGGCGAGGCAACACGGCCGAGAGCCTCGAGGCTCGGAAAAAGCGGACGGCCAAGATCCTCGAACGCCTCAGGCAACTCTACCCGCACGCCGAGTGCGCCCTTCAGCACGACTCCGCCCTGCGGCTGCTCATCGCCACGATCCTCTCAGCCCAGTCCACTGACGAGATGGTCAACAAGGTCACGCCCGTTCTCTTCGCCGCCTATCCCAACGCGGAGACGCTGGCCGCCGCCGATCCCGCCGACATCGAACGCGTGGTGCACTCCACCGGCTTCTTCCGGCAGAAGACCAAGAGCATCATTGGGGCCTGCCGCAGAATCGTCGAGCGGTTCGGCGGCCAGGTGCCCCAGACCATGGACGAGCTGACCCAGTTGCCCGGCGTGGCCCGCAAGACGGCCAACGTCGTGTTGGGCACGTGGTTCCACAAAGAGGAAGGCGTGGTCGTCGATACCCACGTTGGCCGGCTGGCCCATCGCTTAAGACTGACTTGGTCGAGCAGAGATGAGAAGGACGCCGTCAAGATCGAGCAGGACTTGATGCAGGTTCTGCCCCGCGCGGAATGGACCTACACATCCCATGCCCTGATCTGGCATGGACGTCGAGTCTGTTCGGCTCGCAAGCCGAACTGCGGGGCTTGCGGTCTGGCGAAGCTGTGCCCGTCCGCCGGCCTGGATGAGCCATAA
- a CDS encoding sigma-70 family RNA polymerase sigma factor, with amino-acid sequence MVHTKAPAKSASGRHPGSNEPEARPLWYAANAMIRTKAACEDTIRLADRICSTELGPVPDEQELFIALHTAAYQASRPVNQRRSARLEREAWTERWEAIREFIVEQNLGLVYSMIGRFGSRHMDEDDLQSEAMFALSRAVDRFNPWRGYKFSTYACNVIARALMRRGKQETHYRRLFPVQHDLSFERPEGMPDLDAGLYVERLQRVLDRNLGELTDLETQILSHRFPPEEESRLTFQEIGEVIGLSKERVRQIQNIALIKLRGVLDLDPVLQ; translated from the coding sequence ATGGTACACACGAAAGCCCCAGCCAAGAGTGCGTCGGGTCGTCATCCGGGGTCGAACGAACCCGAGGCTCGACCTCTGTGGTATGCCGCGAACGCGATGATTCGCACCAAGGCCGCTTGCGAAGACACGATCCGGTTGGCGGATCGAATTTGTTCGACGGAGTTGGGTCCGGTCCCGGACGAGCAGGAGTTGTTCATTGCCCTCCACACTGCGGCCTATCAAGCCTCTCGACCGGTGAACCAGCGTCGTTCGGCCAGGTTGGAGCGCGAGGCCTGGACTGAGCGATGGGAGGCCATCCGGGAGTTCATCGTTGAGCAGAACCTGGGGCTGGTTTATTCGATGATTGGGCGATTCGGTTCCCGGCACATGGACGAGGACGATCTTCAGAGCGAGGCCATGTTTGCCCTATCGAGGGCGGTGGACCGCTTCAATCCGTGGCGGGGGTACAAGTTCAGCACCTACGCGTGCAACGTCATTGCCCGGGCGCTGATGCGTCGGGGGAAGCAGGAGACTCACTACCGGCGGCTGTTCCCCGTTCAGCACGATCTGAGTTTCGAGCGGCCGGAAGGCATGCCCGACCTTGACGCGGGGTTGTACGTCGAGCGGTTGCAGCGCGTTCTGGACAGGAATTTGGGTGAGCTGACCGACCTGGAAACGCAGATTCTCTCGCATCGTTTCCCGCCGGAAGAGGAGTCGCGACTGACGTTTCAAGAGATCGGGGAAGTGATCGGTTTGAGCAAGGAGCGTGTCCGGCAGATTCAGAACATCGCCCTGATCAAGCTGCGGGGCGTACTGGATCTAGATCCGGTGCTGCAATAA